Genomic DNA from Deltaproteobacteria bacterium:
GCAGTTCGGCTTTCTCCTCAGCGGGGAAGCGCTGATGCCGAAATTCGACAAACTGAATGTGTTCAAGGGGATCGGCAAGATGTTTTCGAAAAGCGCTCTCATGGAACTGATCAAGTCGATCGCCAAGATCGTCGTGGTCGGTTTCCTTGCCTATTCCGTGGTTAGGGATGAGTTTTTCCGGACTTTACCCTCTCTCGTGGATATGGATGTATGGGGGATCTTCTTCTATATTTCAAGGGTTTCCTACAAAATTATGCTCCATGTACTCTGGTTTCTTATCCTCCTCTCCGCCATCGATTATGTTTTTCAACGTTGGCAGTTTGAAGAAGATCTGAAGATGACCAAACAGGAAGTCAAGGATGAATACAAGCAACGGGAAGGGGATCCTCAGGTCAAGGCCCGGGTCCGAAGCATTCAACGGGAGATGGCCCGCAAACGGATGCTGACCGACGTGCCGACGGCCGATGTGGTGGTAACCAACCCGACTCATTTTGCCGTGGCGCTGAAATATGATCCCGAACAGGGAGCCGCTCCCCGGGTGGTGGCCAAGGGCGCAGACTTCCTCGCGGCCAAGATCCGGGAGGTTGCGAAGGCACATGGGGTACCGCTGGTGGAAGACAAACCGCTGGCCCGGGCCCTTTACAAGGGGGTCAAGGTGGGGCAGTTCATTCCGGAGAATCTTTACAAGGCGGTCGCTGAGATCCTGGCGTATGTGTACAGCCTGAAAGGAAAACACTAAATGTTGGAATTCTGGAAACGTTTTGCGAATCAGAGTGAACTCTTCCTTGCCGCCGGGGTGGTGATGATCCTCGGGATCATGGTGATTCCCATGCCGCCGGTCGTCATGGATACCCTCCTCTTCTTTAATATTGCCTTCTCCCTGGTTATTCTATTGGTTGCCATCTATACGGAGCGGCCTCTCGATTTTTCAATCTTTCCAAGCATTCTTTTGATGACGACCCTCTACCGGCTGTCGCTCAATGTTGCCTCGACCCGTCTGATTCTCCTGCATGGCGGAGAGGGGACCAAGGCCGCCGGCAATATCATTCAGGCCTTCGGAACCTTTGTGGTCGGAGGGAACTATGTCGTCGGTATGGTTGTGTTTCTGATTCTGGTGATTATCAACTTTGTGGTCATTACCAAAGGTGCAGGCCGTATTGCGGAAGTCGGCGCACGGTTTACCCTCGATGCATTGCCCGGCAAGCAGATGAGTATCGATGCCGATCTGAATGCCGGTTTGATCAATGAAGCCCAGGCCCGGCAGCGGCGGAAGGATGTAGAGATGGAGGCGGATTTCTACGGGGCCATGGACGGGGCCAGCAAGTTTGTCCGGGGGGATGCCATTGCCGGGATCATCATCACGATCATCAATATCCTGGGGGGGTTGGTGATCGGTGTCCTCCAGCAGCACCTCTCCGTGACGGAAGCCGCCCAGACCTATACGCTCCTGACGGTCGGAGACGGCCTGGTCTCCCAACTCCCCGCATTGATTGTTTCGACGGCGGCCGGCCTGGTGGTGACGCACGCCTCCACGGGGGGCAGCCTCGGGGTTGCCGTGATCAAGCAACTCTTTTCCAATACCCGTGCCATTGCCGTTACGGCGGGGATCATGTTTCTCCTGGGATTGATCCCCGGTCTGCCGCAGATCCCTTTCCTTTTCTTTTCCGTGGTGATGGGAGGTGGGGCCTATCTGATGCACTCACGACAGGAAAAAACCCGGCAAGCGGAGGAAGAGGAGGCCGCAGCGCCGCCACCGCCGGAGCCGGAACGGATTGAACGGCTTCTTCCCCTGGATCTGCTGGAAATGGAGATCGGCTATGGCCTGATTCCCCTTGTGGATCGGGAACGTGGAGGAGATCTGCTGGAAAGGATCCGATCGGTTCGGCGTCAGTTTGCCACGGAGATGGGAATTATCGTTCCCCCGCTTCATATCCGGGATAATCTGAAACTCAAGGCCGGCGAGTATGCCTTCCGGATCAAAGGCGAAAAGGTGGATGGAGGTGAGCTGATGATGAACCATCTTCTGGCGATGGATGGCGGGAACGTCAAGGATCGGATCCGGGGGATGGAGACCACGGAGCCGGCCTTTGGTCTGCCGGCACTCTGGGTGAATGAGCAGGAGAAGGATCGGGCCAAGATGTCCGGTTATTCCGTGGTCGATCATTCCACGGTCATTGCGACACACCTGACCGAGATGATCCGGAAGCATGCCGAAGAACTGTTAGGGCGGCAGGAGGTGCAAAGCCTTCTGGATCATTTCGGAGAAACGTATCCCAAAGTTGTGGAGGAACTGGTGCCCAACCTGCTGAGTCTCGGCGCCGTGCAGAAGGTCCTCCAAAACCTGCTGAGTGAACGGATTTCGATCCGGGATCTGCGGACCATTCTGGAAACGCTGGCCGACCATGCGGAATATACAAAGGATACGGATCTCCTGACGGAGTATGTCCGTCAAAAACTGGGTCGATCGATTACCCGGCCTTATATGGACCCGGCCGGGGAACTCCGGGTGATCACCCTGGATCAGCAGGTAGAAGACCAGATCTCCGAATCGATTACTCGTCATGAACAGGGAACTTTTCTGGCCCTGGATCCCGTTGCAGCGCAG
This window encodes:
- the flhB gene encoding flagellar biosynthesis protein FlhB; this translates as MMAQGSDQEKTERATPKKREEARERGQVAKSREIASTAVYLSMLLVFYFFSPYFMQHLLGLMREFLSQATRMEITQANMMLLTDQAVLQLFWILAPLFVIAFVMGFLGNVLQFGFLLSGEALMPKFDKLNVFKGIGKMFSKSALMELIKSIAKIVVVGFLAYSVVRDEFFRTLPSLVDMDVWGIFFYISRVSYKIMLHVLWFLILLSAIDYVFQRWQFEEDLKMTKQEVKDEYKQREGDPQVKARVRSIQREMARKRMLTDVPTADVVVTNPTHFAVALKYDPEQGAAPRVVAKGADFLAAKIREVAKAHGVPLVEDKPLARALYKGVKVGQFIPENLYKAVAEILAYVYSLKGKH
- the flhA gene encoding flagellar biosynthesis protein FlhA, which produces MLEFWKRFANQSELFLAAGVVMILGIMVIPMPPVVMDTLLFFNIAFSLVILLVAIYTERPLDFSIFPSILLMTTLYRLSLNVASTRLILLHGGEGTKAAGNIIQAFGTFVVGGNYVVGMVVFLILVIINFVVITKGAGRIAEVGARFTLDALPGKQMSIDADLNAGLINEAQARQRRKDVEMEADFYGAMDGASKFVRGDAIAGIIITIINILGGLVIGVLQQHLSVTEAAQTYTLLTVGDGLVSQLPALIVSTAAGLVVTHASTGGSLGVAVIKQLFSNTRAIAVTAGIMFLLGLIPGLPQIPFLFFSVVMGGGAYLMHSRQEKTRQAEEEEAAAPPPPEPERIERLLPLDLLEMEIGYGLIPLVDRERGGDLLERIRSVRRQFATEMGIIVPPLHIRDNLKLKAGEYAFRIKGEKVDGGELMMNHLLAMDGGNVKDRIRGMETTEPAFGLPALWVNEQEKDRAKMSGYSVVDHSTVIATHLTEMIRKHAEELLGRQEVQSLLDHFGETYPKVVEELVPNLLSLGAVQKVLQNLLSERISIRDLRTILETLADHAEYTKDTDLLTEYVRQKLGRSITRPYMDPAGELRVITLDQQVEDQISESITRHEQGTFLALDPVAAQKVISRIGKAMEKAASMNIEPVLLCSPGIRMVLRKMTERFLPDLVVLSHSEVSPNTKIQSVESVRI